In Gimesia chilikensis, one DNA window encodes the following:
- a CDS encoding STAS domain-containing protein, which yields MTNYHDDFQLEWHGNTVVIIPASNVESMSWDLIEQAADIVMAPLQEVEIPMVVFDLSDVSYFGSVFLALLLRCHKHVRSRGGELVLCGASKMASELLRITALDTLWAIYETRDEALDALMG from the coding sequence ATGACGAACTACCACGACGATTTTCAATTGGAATGGCATGGAAACACGGTTGTAATCATTCCGGCGAGCAACGTGGAATCTATGAGCTGGGACCTGATCGAACAGGCCGCTGATATCGTCATGGCACCGTTGCAGGAAGTCGAAATTCCCATGGTTGTTTTTGACTTGAGTGATGTGAGTTACTTTGGCTCGGTCTTCCTGGCCCTGCTGCTGCGATGCCACAAACATGTGCGCAGTCGTGGAGGCGAACTGGTTCTGTGCGGTGCCAGTAAAATGGCCAGCGAATTACTCCGCATTACGGCTTTAGACACTCTCTGGGCGATTTACGAAACCAGGGACGAAGCCCTCGATGCCCTGATGGGTTAA
- a CDS encoding LOG family protein translates to MSRKYRKTRPRVSESDVLPTEHCTELYPHESIIASIKDTADKLKQDQATRGDLKILDRALKELRYAFKVFTPYRKQRKVTVFGSARTLPDDPAYQQALQFGRRMAEEKWMTVTGAGPGIMEAAHVGAGTDMSMGVNIMLPFEQEPNYVIHKDEKLVNLNYFFTRKLLFVKEVHAIVCCAGGFGTQDEAFETLTLVQTGKRDPMPIVLLEAPGGTYWNDWKAYIENNLLKNELISPEDMSLFHITDDIEDAVDEIIGFYSVYNSMRYVNGRLVLRLHVEPSNKFVEQLNNEFKDILESGIITKVDAHELEMDDEHLADLPRISLLFNRKNLGRLRQMIDRINSELAPAPGEEEEEEE, encoded by the coding sequence ATGTCGAGGAAATATCGAAAAACCCGCCCCCGCGTTTCTGAGTCTGACGTACTGCCAACGGAACACTGCACCGAGCTGTATCCGCACGAATCGATCATTGCCAGTATTAAAGACACAGCCGACAAACTCAAGCAGGACCAGGCAACGCGCGGCGACCTCAAGATTCTCGACCGGGCACTCAAAGAACTGCGCTACGCCTTCAAGGTTTTCACACCTTACCGCAAGCAGCGAAAAGTGACCGTCTTCGGCTCAGCCCGAACTCTGCCCGACGATCCCGCTTACCAGCAGGCTCTGCAATTCGGTCGTAGAATGGCAGAAGAAAAATGGATGACCGTTACCGGTGCCGGCCCGGGGATCATGGAAGCCGCACACGTAGGTGCCGGGACCGATATGTCGATGGGCGTTAATATCATGCTCCCGTTCGAGCAGGAACCCAATTACGTCATCCATAAAGACGAAAAACTGGTCAACCTGAACTACTTCTTCACTCGTAAACTGCTGTTTGTGAAAGAGGTCCACGCGATTGTCTGTTGTGCGGGTGGATTCGGCACCCAGGACGAAGCCTTCGAAACCCTGACGCTGGTTCAGACCGGGAAACGGGATCCGATGCCCATCGTCTTACTGGAAGCACCGGGAGGCACGTACTGGAATGACTGGAAAGCTTACATTGAAAACAATCTGCTGAAGAATGAGTTAATTTCTCCAGAAGACATGTCGTTATTCCATATCACAGACGATATCGAAGACGCCGTCGATGAGATCATCGGATTTTACAGCGTCTATAACAGTATGCGTTACGTCAACGGACGCCTGGTACTGCGTCTGCACGTTGAACCCAGCAACAAATTCGTGGAGCAGCTGAACAACGAATTCAAAGACATTCTTGAATCAGGCATCATCACCAAGGTCGATGCCCATGAACTGGAAATGGATGACGAGCACCTGGCCGACCTGCCCCGAATTTCGCTGCTGTTCAACCGCAAAAACCTGGGACGTTTACGGCAGATGATTGACCGCATCAACTCGGAACTGGCTCCCGCTCCTGGCGAAGAGGAGGAGGAAGAAGAATAG
- a CDS encoding RNA polymerase sigma factor, with product MVELRQEVSSGMAADIEELIQQIQQGSEPALLEFLEIHRAPLLAFINKNMSDALKSKVEANDILQEVSLNAVSTFSEFYFEKKTPFNWLCHLAERRIIDNHRKYFQVQKRAAGREIRQPAGGEGAGQGFMDLLVASMTSPSQAFSRGAREMKLLTALESLPEESREAIRLKYVEGLNSSEIAEQLDKSDVAVRVLVSRAMAKLQEQLKQEDEFKSLLGG from the coding sequence ATGGTTGAACTCAGGCAGGAAGTAAGCAGCGGCATGGCGGCAGATATTGAAGAATTGATCCAACAGATTCAGCAGGGCAGCGAACCCGCGCTGCTGGAATTTCTCGAAATTCATCGCGCCCCTTTGCTGGCGTTCATCAACAAGAACATGAGTGATGCGCTGAAATCCAAAGTGGAGGCGAACGACATTCTGCAGGAAGTCTCGCTGAATGCCGTCTCAACATTTTCTGAATTTTATTTCGAAAAGAAAACTCCCTTCAACTGGCTCTGTCATCTCGCAGAACGCCGGATCATTGACAATCACCGCAAATACTTTCAGGTGCAGAAGCGGGCCGCCGGACGGGAGATTCGTCAGCCTGCAGGCGGTGAGGGAGCAGGGCAGGGCTTTATGGATCTGCTGGTAGCCAGTATGACCAGCCCCAGCCAGGCGTTCTCCCGCGGTGCCCGGGAAATGAAACTTCTGACCGCACTGGAGTCTCTCCCCGAGGAAAGTCGCGAGGCCATTCGACTGAAATATGTTGAAGGACTCAATTCCAGTGAGATCGCTGAACAACTGGATAAATCGGATGTGGCAGTGCGGGTGCTCGTCAGCCGTGCGATGGCGAAGCTACAGGAGCAGCTCAAACAGGAAGATGAATTTAAAAGTCTGCTGGGAGGCTGA
- a CDS encoding serine/threonine-protein kinase codes for MSEATPGLESTESQLALDALTEAMEQFVSDWESAEEPPELRAYLSQTQPVPVFLLSELIKIDLEYRWQRFNFPKRLQEYLEEFPELQTASLPVDLLYEEYHLRRQNGFDVDPHEYLGYLPTGSPQLQQLFDLDHAYQTTSLFHKTRPQTWHQFQPGQTVDDFDLLTLLGQGAFARVFQARQNSMQRLVALKISEDSSDEPQTLAQFDHENIVRVFDQRILPDEKLRLLYMQYLPGGTLQSVIELIRKTAPAERSGSLLVSALNQSLELRGESRPTESVTYQTLNSLSWPETICWIGIRLAKALDYAHQKGVLHRDIKPANVLLTAEGVPKLADFNISFSSHVTGTTPAAYFGGSLAYMSPEQLEAYDPTHTRLPESLDERSDLFSLGLMLAELLTGKRPFDNPAMTDSWSSLLSQMIEQRKAGQSLQAAPQHLPPDCPEHLITVLQKCLAPDPAERWSSGQELASQLELCLNPRAQQILFPSSKSWFARCTGCEVLIVILIVAIPNILAGLFNFFHNQKHIIEQLKNSQDAFWNIQTTINLIAYPTGLGLMGWLTWTLVRERAPKRAPAQPAAPPDTMLQKRCLRLGHYAALICTTLWIIAGIAYPVSMHYAIGSLPVSAYLHFLGSLLLCGLIAASYPFFGVTYFSLHTIYPQLIERADFSQQSPEPLERLKKLGWVYLILAFLVPMLSIAALAILNLDDKLAIVLITVAGTLGAVSIFRVFQSLQADLDALITLYSRNQRGPQSASLSGIN; via the coding sequence TTGTCCGAAGCTACGCCAGGTCTTGAATCAACAGAGAGCCAGCTTGCGCTTGATGCATTGACTGAAGCCATGGAACAGTTTGTTTCCGACTGGGAGTCTGCAGAAGAACCGCCCGAGTTACGTGCTTATCTTTCACAAACACAGCCGGTTCCGGTTTTTCTGTTGAGCGAGTTGATCAAAATTGACCTCGAATATCGCTGGCAGCGTTTTAATTTCCCGAAACGCCTGCAGGAATACCTGGAGGAATTCCCCGAACTGCAGACCGCGAGCCTGCCCGTCGATCTGCTCTATGAAGAATATCATCTCCGGCGGCAGAACGGTTTTGATGTCGATCCCCACGAATACCTGGGTTACCTCCCCACGGGTAGTCCACAATTGCAGCAACTCTTCGATCTGGATCATGCCTACCAGACCACCAGTCTATTCCACAAGACCCGACCTCAGACATGGCATCAGTTTCAGCCCGGACAGACGGTAGATGATTTTGATCTGCTGACCCTGCTCGGTCAGGGTGCGTTTGCCCGCGTCTTCCAGGCACGCCAGAATTCGATGCAGCGTCTGGTCGCTTTGAAAATCTCGGAGGATTCCAGCGACGAACCACAGACCCTGGCTCAGTTCGACCACGAAAATATCGTGCGGGTGTTTGACCAGCGCATCCTTCCCGATGAAAAACTGCGTCTGTTGTATATGCAGTATCTGCCGGGAGGTACTCTGCAGTCAGTAATTGAACTGATTCGCAAAACCGCGCCCGCAGAACGCTCAGGCAGCCTGCTGGTTTCCGCTTTGAACCAGTCACTGGAATTGCGGGGAGAAAGCCGACCGACCGAGTCGGTCACCTACCAGACCCTGAATTCACTCAGCTGGCCCGAGACGATCTGCTGGATCGGCATCCGGCTGGCGAAAGCGCTGGACTATGCCCATCAGAAAGGGGTCCTGCACCGCGACATCAAGCCTGCGAATGTGCTGCTGACTGCGGAAGGGGTTCCCAAACTGGCCGACTTCAACATCAGCTTCAGCTCGCATGTGACAGGGACGACGCCCGCAGCCTATTTCGGGGGCAGCCTGGCTTACATGTCGCCCGAACAGCTGGAAGCCTATGATCCGACACATACGCGCCTGCCCGAAAGCCTGGATGAACGCAGCGATCTCTTTTCGCTGGGGCTGATGCTGGCCGAGTTGCTGACCGGAAAACGCCCCTTTGATAATCCTGCGATGACAGACAGCTGGTCCAGTCTGCTCAGTCAGATGATCGAACAGCGCAAAGCCGGTCAGAGTCTGCAGGCAGCCCCTCAGCACCTACCCCCCGATTGCCCCGAGCATCTGATTACCGTGCTCCAGAAATGCCTGGCTCCCGATCCTGCAGAGCGATGGAGCTCGGGCCAGGAACTGGCCAGCCAGCTCGAGTTATGTCTGAATCCACGTGCCCAGCAGATCCTGTTTCCTTCATCGAAAAGCTGGTTTGCCCGCTGTACCGGGTGTGAAGTACTGATCGTAATTTTGATCGTCGCGATACCGAATATCCTCGCGGGACTGTTTAACTTTTTCCACAACCAGAAGCACATCATCGAGCAACTGAAAAATTCACAGGATGCCTTCTGGAATATCCAGACCACGATCAATTTGATCGCCTACCCGACCGGCCTTGGTCTGATGGGCTGGCTTACCTGGACACTGGTCAGAGAACGCGCCCCGAAACGAGCTCCTGCGCAGCCCGCTGCACCACCAGATACGATGCTACAGAAACGTTGCCTGCGGCTCGGGCACTATGCCGCCCTGATCTGCACCACGCTCTGGATCATCGCGGGGATCGCCTATCCGGTGAGCATGCATTACGCCATCGGTTCGCTGCCGGTCTCCGCGTATCTGCATTTCCTGGGATCTCTGCTGCTCTGCGGTTTGATTGCTGCCAGTTATCCGTTTTTTGGCGTCACGTATTTCAGCCTGCATACGATTTATCCACAGTTGATCGAGCGGGCTGATTTCAGCCAGCAATCTCCTGAGCCACTGGAGCGACTCAAGAAATTGGGCTGGGTCTATCTGATCCTGGCGTTCCTGGTGCCGATGCTCAGCATTGCCGCCCTGGCGATATTAAACCTGGATGATAAACTAGCCATCGTGCTGATCACAGTCGCAGGCACACTGGGAGCGGTCAGTATCTTTCGCGTGTTTCAGTCGCTCCAGGCTGACCTGGATGCACTCATCACGCTCTACTCCCGGAACCAGCGCGGTCCACAGTCGGCTTCGCTCTCCGGAATCAACTGA